CAGAATTTCCTACCGTAAGCAACCTCAATAGAAAAGCTCTTCAGGAAATTCTGTTGTATTATTTGCGTGAAAGAGTAGACCACAAGAATAATAATATTAAGCACTTGATTATTACCAATGGCTTTGAATGGTTCTTTTTCAAAGCACGGGATTTTTATGATTTATTCTATAGTGATAAAGCGTTGCTGAAAGAATATGCACAATTTAGAGATGGTTTAAAAGACACGGATAAGACGCTGCTTTTTTATAATGAAATTGCAGCAAAATATATTGCCAAAGTAGAAGATCAGCTTCCTTTTACCTATTTAGATTTTCGTAATAAACAGATTTCTAATCTCAAACCAAAAGAGCTTATCAATATTTACAAGCTTTTTTCAGATATTCATTTGTTAGGCAAAGGCTTTGGTAATGACAGCAATCAACTTAATAAAGCATTCTATAATGAACTTCTTCACATTATCGGCTTAGAGGAAACCAAAGAAAATGGAAAGAAGGTTATCAAAAGAAAAGTGTACAAAACTGATGATTACGGGCCATTATTAGAAAATACAATCTTCACGTTAGAGGATAAAGATTATCTGAACAAAGTGAAAAATGTTCCAACTGAAAATAAAGCTTTCAATGTTGGTCTGGAACTTTGTCTCACCTGGGTTAACAGGATTTTATTTCTTAAACTATTAGAATCTCAACTGAGAAGTTACAACGGAAACTCAAAAGAATTTAAATTTCTAAACTATGAGTTTATTAACGGTTTTGATTCGTTGAATGAATTATTCTTTTCAGCCTTGGCAAAACCGCCAAAAGAACGTCACGCGAGGTATGCCGATAAATTTAAACACATTCCTTATCTGAATAGTAGTCTTTTCGAAAAAAATACACTTGAAGAACTGACTTTTGATATTACGGCTCTTATGGATGAGAATATGGAATTGTATTCATCAACAGTTCTGAGAGATGAAAGTAATAAGAAATTAACGGGTAAGCTTAATACATTAGATTACTTTTTTAAGTTTCTGGACGCTTATGATTTCTCGGCAGACTCCGGAATTGAATCTGAGTTTCAGCTGGAAAATAAAACATTGATTAACGCATCTGTACTAGGTTTGATCTTTGAGAAGATCAATGGTTATCGGGACGGTTCTTTCTATACACCGGGACTGATTACTATGTTTATGTGTAAAGAGACTCTCAGAAAATCAGTCACTCAAAAATTTAAAGAAGAATTTGAAGCAAGTATAGAAACTTTTGAAGATGTCGTTGATTACTGTAAGCAATATTTCAAAAAGGAGTATCGCAAGAAATTTAATGAGACGGTCAATTCAATCAGAATCTGTGATCCTGCTGTAGGATCTGGTCACTTTTTGGTTTCGGCTCTGAATGAAATGATTGCCATCAAAAGCGAACTGGGAATATTAGCCGATGAAAATTTTAGTGCTTTGCCATGTTCCGTGAAAGTTGAAAATGATGAAATCTATATTTTAGATGCCAATGATGAGTTATTTTCTTACAACAGGAAAGATCCACAGAGTTTGCTCATTCAGAAGGCAATTTTTCATGAGAAGGAAACGGTTATTGAAAACTGTTTATTTGGGGTTGATATCAATCCGAACTCGGTTAACATTTGCAGACTGAGACTTTGGATAGAACTTTTAAAAAATGCCTATTACACGGATGAAGGCGAATTACAGACACTTCCTAATATTGATATCAATATCAAGAATGGGAACTCATTAATCAGCAGGTTTGCTTTAGATGACAGCTTAAAAGCGGCATTTAAAAATAAGGAAATTAATTTTTCTGTTGCCGATTACAAACAGGCTGTAAAAGACTATAAGACAACAAACTCAAAATCTAAAAAAAGAGAAGTTGAGGAAATTATCACAATTATAAAAAATAATTTCAAATCCACATTAGATAATACAATCAGAGAGAAAGTTTCCAAAGCTGTAGGCTTGTATCAGAATGAAGAACAACGACAGCAAAACTTAATAGCTTTTGGTGAAGCCATAAAGAAAACAGAGAAGGATAATCTGAAAAAGCTTAAACTCAAGGCTGAGCTTGCACAGAAAGAAAAGGAAGAGATTCTGAACAATGTTATTTACATAAATGCCTTTGAATGGAGGTTTGAATTTCCTGAGGTTTTAGATGGTGATGGAAATTTTCTGGGCTTTGATGTGATCATTGGTAATCCTCCTTATATCCAACTACAAAAAATGGG
The sequence above is a segment of the Chryseobacterium sp. JJR-5R genome. Coding sequences within it:
- a CDS encoding Eco57I restriction-modification methylase domain-containing protein codes for the protein MKTNLLEPHKALSPAYKKFNPQLIDIQQFAEKLEDCITAINLVDARNESEEHLKSPIKKFLNSTFYRDNEINTKERIDLAVYLGNDATSEVGIIIEAKKPSNKSEFPTVSNLNRKALQEILLYYLRERVDHKNNNIKHLIITNGFEWFFFKARDFYDLFYSDKALLKEYAQFRDGLKDTDKTLLFYNEIAAKYIAKVEDQLPFTYLDFRNKQISNLKPKELINIYKLFSDIHLLGKGFGNDSNQLNKAFYNELLHIIGLEETKENGKKVIKRKVYKTDDYGPLLENTIFTLEDKDYLNKVKNVPTENKAFNVGLELCLTWVNRILFLKLLESQLRSYNGNSKEFKFLNYEFINGFDSLNELFFSALAKPPKERHARYADKFKHIPYLNSSLFEKNTLEELTFDITALMDENMELYSSTVLRDESNKKLTGKLNTLDYFFKFLDAYDFSADSGIESEFQLENKTLINASVLGLIFEKINGYRDGSFYTPGLITMFMCKETLRKSVTQKFKEEFEASIETFEDVVDYCKQYFKKEYRKKFNETVNSIRICDPAVGSGHFLVSALNEMIAIKSELGILADENFSALPCSVKVENDEIYILDANDELFSYNRKDPQSLLIQKAIFHEKETVIENCLFGVDINPNSVNICRLRLWIELLKNAYYTDEGELQTLPNIDINIKNGNSLISRFALDDSLKAAFKNKEINFSVADYKQAVKDYKTTNSKSKKREVEEIITIIKNNFKSTLDNTIREKVSKAVGLYQNEEQRQQNLIAFGEAIKKTEKDNLKKLKLKAELAQKEKEEILNNVIYINAFEWRFEFPEVLDGDGNFLGFDVIIGNPPYIQLQKMGAASDALQKIGYETFAKTGDIYSLFYELGNNVLKSKGLLTYITSNKWMRAAYGESLRKFFVEKTNPEILIDFGGTQIFDTATVDTNILMFSKDKNRQQTQTCIVKDKVLINLSDYFRQHSTDSKFTTSESWVVLSNIELSIKSKIEAVGIPLKDWDISINYGIKTGFNEAFIIDGKKREKLIAEDPKSAEIIRPLLRGRDIKRYYYEFADLYVITTFPSLRIEIDHYPAIKQHFISIGYNRLKQTGDIGARKKTHNQWFETQDSINYWDDFNRQKIVWIELADKGRFAIDFNENYLTLNGTFIMTGNNLEYLCCVLNNPVISWLFNTFCISSGVGTNQWRELYMRNLIIPKVSDNIEEKFSLLYHELCNLRNKKEDFFT